A genomic stretch from Patagioenas fasciata isolate bPatFas1 chromosome 8, bPatFas1.hap1, whole genome shotgun sequence includes:
- the KIF11 gene encoding kinesin-like protein KIF11 isoform X1 — MASFTFQGSGGSKKEEKGKNIQVVVRCRPFNASERKASSYAVVDCDQTRKEVSVRTGGVTDKTSRKTYTFDMVFGAHAKQIDVYRSVVCPILDEVIMGYNCTVFAYGQTGTGKTFTMEGERSPNEEYTWEEDPLAGIIPRTLHQIFEKLSENGTEFSVKVSLLEIYNEELFDLLNPTSDVGERLQMFDDPRNKRGVIIKGLEEITVHNKNEVYQILERGAAKRTTAATYMNAYSSRSHSVFSITIHMKETTVDGEELVKIGKLNLVDLAGSENIGRSGAVDKRAREAGNINQSLLTLGRVITALVERAPHIPYRESKLTRILQDSLGGRTKTSIIATVSPASINLEETLSTLEYAHRAKNIMNKPEINQKLTKKALIKEYTEEIERLKRDLAATREKNGVYISLENYEALNGKLTVQEEQIVEYIDKISVMEEEVKRITELFTVNKNELEQCKIDLQIKEKELEETQKDLQETKVHLAEEEYVVSVLENTEQKLHGTASKLLSTVEETTKDVSGLHAKLDRKKAVDQHNAIIQNTFAGQMNVLFSKIQDSVSENSLKQRQMLTSYTNFIGELLSTSSSAANIIASVVSASFASVKELVSTEVSHVSEKITQHENLSLDCKAVLLRLIEEHTSGLGRALNSLTPMVEFVLGLNCQFQNNMKKYSAVADKMESHNKEMDTFFGDLSLALKNLQEETASVFAQLQHDCENLKEEMEMTRLAHAKSTAELMSSLQSQLDLFAQETQKNLNNVLAKNGSLKTTITAVQENVHLKTTDLVSSTTSNHSKFTASLDNVSQELRIINAENKMMLEKSTDHCQQLLSNLKNVSQDTDKWGEFTAGQIVDFTNQQLLSFSYEKEQLQCLEKKNENNCDKAIAEVVDHINRQKAVEEKVLNDLLDQVKVDQEILGEQKLALNEEAQRGLTQVNCFLQEDLKVDIPTGTTPQRRDYFYPVTLVRTEPREILLEQLRQKQLKVDAMLNSMTKEVEDNADQDQLEEEEGLQESNESFASDRSLVDTNICCHANGGIPFFQHKRSHKKDKENRSAATVEKNKIEDMTESLLPKSKPPLRSLN; from the exons ATGGCTTCCTTCACCTTCCAGGGCAGTGGTGGCTctaagaaggaggagaagggcaAGAACATCCAGGTGGTGGTGCGATGCAG GCCTTTTAATGCCTCAGAACGTAAAGCAAGCTCCTATGCTGTTGTAGACTGCGATCAGACAAGAAAGGAAGTCAGTGTCCGCACTGGAGGAGTGACAGATAAGACATCAAGGAAGACTTACACATTCGATATG GTTTTTGGAGCTCATGCAAAGCAGATTGATGTGTACCGGAGTGTTGTGTGTCCCATTTTGGATGAAGTTATTATGGGTTACAATTGTACAGTGTTTGC TTATGGCCAAACTGGTACTGGTAAGACCTTCACAATGGAAGGAGAGCGGTCACCCAATGAAGAATACACTTGGGAAGAG GATCCACTAGCAGGTATAATACCCCGTACATTGCATCAAATATTTGAAAAGCTGTCGGAGAATGGTACTGAATTTTCGGTTAAAGTCTCTCTTTTGGAAATCTATAATGAGGAGCTTTTTGATCTTCTGAATCCCACTTCTGATGTTGGAGAAAGACTGCAGATGTTTGATGACCCTCGAAACAAG aGGGGTGTAATTATTAAAGGCTTGGAAGAAATAACTGTACATAACAAAAATGAAGTCTACCAAATCCTGGAAAGGGGTGCAGCAAAAAGAACAACTGCAGCTACTTACATGAATGCATATTCCAG CCGTTCCCACTCTGTGTTTTCAATTACCATCCATATGAAAGAAACAACAGTAGATGGAGAAGAACTTGTTAAAATTGGGAAGCTAAACTTG GTTGATCTTGCAGGAAGTGAAAACATTGGTCGTTCTGGTGCAGTCGACAAAAGAGCTCGTGAAGCTGGAAATATCAACCAGTCTCTTCTGACACTAGGAAGAGTTATTACGGCTCTGGTAGAAAGAGCCCCACATATTCCATACAGGGAATCTAAACTCACAAGAATCCTTCAAGACTCTCTTGGGGGACGAACAAAAACATCAATAATTGCCACAGTTTCTCCTGCATCTATAAATCTTGAG GAAACATTGAGTACACTGGAATATGCCCACAGAGCAAAAAATATAATGAACAAGCCTGAAATTAATCAGAAGCTAACAAAAAAAGCTCTTATTAAG GAATATACTGAAGAAATTGAGCGCCTGAAGCGCGATCTTGCTGCCACACGAGAAAAAAATGGAGTCTATATTTCCCTTGAAAATTATGA AGCCCTTAATGGAAAGCTGACGGTTCAGGAAGAACAAATTGTAGAATACATTGACAAAATCAGTGTCATGGAGGAAGAAGTGAAAAGA ATCACTGAGCTATTCACAGTTAATAAAAATGAACTTGAACAATGTAAAATAGATCTGCAAATCAAGGAGAAAGAACTGGAAGAAACACAGAAAGATCTGCAAGAAACCAAGGTTCATCTGGCTGAAGAAGAATATGTGGTTTCAGTCTTGGAAAACACGGAACAAAAACTTCATGGCACAGCTAGCAAG tTACTTAGTACAGTTGAAGAAACTACAAAAGATGTATCTGGTCTCCATGCAAAACTGGACCGTAAGAAGGCTGTCGATCAACACAATGCTATCATCCAAAATACATTTGCAGGACAAATGAATGTTTTGTTCAGCAAAATACAAGATTCAGTTAGTGAAAACAGTTTGAAGCAGCGACAGATGTTGACATCTTACACAAATTTTATAG GTGAACTCCTGTCTACCAGTTCTTCAGCAGCTAATATTATTGCATCAGTTGTATCAGCATCTTTTGCCTCTGTTAAAGAATTGGTGTCTACTGAAGTTTCTCACGTGTCTGAAAAAATAACACAACATGAGAATCTGTCACTTGATTGTAAAGCTGTGCTGCTGAGATTAATT gaggagcacacatctggaTTAGGCAGAGCATTAAATAGCTTAACACCAATGGTAGAATTTGTATTGGGTCTAAACTGTCAGTTTCAGAATAATATGAAGAAATATTCTGCTGTGGCTGACAAG ATGGAGAGTCATAATAAGGAGATGGATACATTCTTTGGAGATCTTTCTCTCGCTCTGAAAAATTTACAGGAAGAAACAGCTAGTGTTTTTGCTCAGCTTCAGCATGATTGTGagaatttaaaagaagaaatggaaatgaCAAGGCTTGCACATGCGAAG AGCACAGCTGAAttaatgtcctcactgcaaaGCCAGCTTGACCTGTTTGCTCAGGAGACTCAGAAGAACTTAAATAATGTACTTGCAAAAAATGGGAGCTTGAAGACCACCATCACTGCTGTGCAAGAAAATGTTCACCT GAAAACAACAGACCTAGTCAGCAGTACAACTTCGAATCACAGCAAATTTACTGCCTCTCTGGATAATGTCTCTCAAGAACTCAGGATCATAAATGCTGAAAACAAGATGATGCTGGAAAAATCCACTGACCACTGTCAACAGCTTCTCAGCAATCTTAAAAATGTATCTCAGGATACTGATAAATGGGGTGAATTTACAGCTGGTCAGATAGTCGACTTTACCAATCAGCAGCTATTGTCCTTCAGTTATGAGAAAGAGCAACTACAGTGTCTAGAAAAG aaaaatgaaaacaactgtGATAAAGCAATAGCTGAAGTTGTTGACCATATCAATAgacaaaaggctgttgaggagaagGTACTAAATGACCTCCTTGACCAGGTGAAGGTTGATCAGGAGATACTTGGGGAGCAGAAGCTTGCCCTTAATGAGGAAGCACAGCGTGGACTGACTCAAGTTAATTGTTTCCTGCAAGAGGACCTTAAAGTCGATATTCCAACAG GGACAACTCCACAGAGAAGAGACTACTTCTACCCAGTCACACTTGTGAGAACAGAACCCCGGGAAATTTTACTGGAGCAATTAAGGCAAAAGCAATTAAAAGTTGATGCTATGCTAAACAGTATGACAAAGGAGGTGGAGGATAATGCAGATCAG GACCagttggaagaggaggaggggttGCAAGAATCCAATGAAAGCTTTGCTAGTGACAGATCCTTAGTGGATACAAATATATGCTGCCATGCAAATGGTGGTATTCCcttttttcag CACAAAAGGAGTCACAAAAAGGATAAAGAGAACAGATCTGCAGCTACAGTGGAGAAGAACAAAATAGAGGATATGACCGAATCACTTCTTCCCAAATCTAAGCCTCCTCTAAGATCACTGAACTAA
- the KIF11 gene encoding kinesin-like protein KIF11 isoform X2, translating into MVFGAHAKQIDVYRSVVCPILDEVIMGYNCTVFAYGQTGTGKTFTMEGERSPNEEYTWEEDPLAGIIPRTLHQIFEKLSENGTEFSVKVSLLEIYNEELFDLLNPTSDVGERLQMFDDPRNKRGVIIKGLEEITVHNKNEVYQILERGAAKRTTAATYMNAYSSRSHSVFSITIHMKETTVDGEELVKIGKLNLVDLAGSENIGRSGAVDKRAREAGNINQSLLTLGRVITALVERAPHIPYRESKLTRILQDSLGGRTKTSIIATVSPASINLEETLSTLEYAHRAKNIMNKPEINQKLTKKALIKEYTEEIERLKRDLAATREKNGVYISLENYEALNGKLTVQEEQIVEYIDKISVMEEEVKRITELFTVNKNELEQCKIDLQIKEKELEETQKDLQETKVHLAEEEYVVSVLENTEQKLHGTASKLLSTVEETTKDVSGLHAKLDRKKAVDQHNAIIQNTFAGQMNVLFSKIQDSVSENSLKQRQMLTSYTNFIGELLSTSSSAANIIASVVSASFASVKELVSTEVSHVSEKITQHENLSLDCKAVLLRLIEEHTSGLGRALNSLTPMVEFVLGLNCQFQNNMKKYSAVADKMESHNKEMDTFFGDLSLALKNLQEETASVFAQLQHDCENLKEEMEMTRLAHAKSTAELMSSLQSQLDLFAQETQKNLNNVLAKNGSLKTTITAVQENVHLKTTDLVSSTTSNHSKFTASLDNVSQELRIINAENKMMLEKSTDHCQQLLSNLKNVSQDTDKWGEFTAGQIVDFTNQQLLSFSYEKEQLQCLEKKNENNCDKAIAEVVDHINRQKAVEEKVLNDLLDQVKVDQEILGEQKLALNEEAQRGLTQVNCFLQEDLKVDIPTGTTPQRRDYFYPVTLVRTEPREILLEQLRQKQLKVDAMLNSMTKEVEDNADQDQLEEEEGLQESNESFASDRSLVDTNICCHANGGIPFFQHKRSHKKDKENRSAATVEKNKIEDMTESLLPKSKPPLRSLN; encoded by the exons ATG GTTTTTGGAGCTCATGCAAAGCAGATTGATGTGTACCGGAGTGTTGTGTGTCCCATTTTGGATGAAGTTATTATGGGTTACAATTGTACAGTGTTTGC TTATGGCCAAACTGGTACTGGTAAGACCTTCACAATGGAAGGAGAGCGGTCACCCAATGAAGAATACACTTGGGAAGAG GATCCACTAGCAGGTATAATACCCCGTACATTGCATCAAATATTTGAAAAGCTGTCGGAGAATGGTACTGAATTTTCGGTTAAAGTCTCTCTTTTGGAAATCTATAATGAGGAGCTTTTTGATCTTCTGAATCCCACTTCTGATGTTGGAGAAAGACTGCAGATGTTTGATGACCCTCGAAACAAG aGGGGTGTAATTATTAAAGGCTTGGAAGAAATAACTGTACATAACAAAAATGAAGTCTACCAAATCCTGGAAAGGGGTGCAGCAAAAAGAACAACTGCAGCTACTTACATGAATGCATATTCCAG CCGTTCCCACTCTGTGTTTTCAATTACCATCCATATGAAAGAAACAACAGTAGATGGAGAAGAACTTGTTAAAATTGGGAAGCTAAACTTG GTTGATCTTGCAGGAAGTGAAAACATTGGTCGTTCTGGTGCAGTCGACAAAAGAGCTCGTGAAGCTGGAAATATCAACCAGTCTCTTCTGACACTAGGAAGAGTTATTACGGCTCTGGTAGAAAGAGCCCCACATATTCCATACAGGGAATCTAAACTCACAAGAATCCTTCAAGACTCTCTTGGGGGACGAACAAAAACATCAATAATTGCCACAGTTTCTCCTGCATCTATAAATCTTGAG GAAACATTGAGTACACTGGAATATGCCCACAGAGCAAAAAATATAATGAACAAGCCTGAAATTAATCAGAAGCTAACAAAAAAAGCTCTTATTAAG GAATATACTGAAGAAATTGAGCGCCTGAAGCGCGATCTTGCTGCCACACGAGAAAAAAATGGAGTCTATATTTCCCTTGAAAATTATGA AGCCCTTAATGGAAAGCTGACGGTTCAGGAAGAACAAATTGTAGAATACATTGACAAAATCAGTGTCATGGAGGAAGAAGTGAAAAGA ATCACTGAGCTATTCACAGTTAATAAAAATGAACTTGAACAATGTAAAATAGATCTGCAAATCAAGGAGAAAGAACTGGAAGAAACACAGAAAGATCTGCAAGAAACCAAGGTTCATCTGGCTGAAGAAGAATATGTGGTTTCAGTCTTGGAAAACACGGAACAAAAACTTCATGGCACAGCTAGCAAG tTACTTAGTACAGTTGAAGAAACTACAAAAGATGTATCTGGTCTCCATGCAAAACTGGACCGTAAGAAGGCTGTCGATCAACACAATGCTATCATCCAAAATACATTTGCAGGACAAATGAATGTTTTGTTCAGCAAAATACAAGATTCAGTTAGTGAAAACAGTTTGAAGCAGCGACAGATGTTGACATCTTACACAAATTTTATAG GTGAACTCCTGTCTACCAGTTCTTCAGCAGCTAATATTATTGCATCAGTTGTATCAGCATCTTTTGCCTCTGTTAAAGAATTGGTGTCTACTGAAGTTTCTCACGTGTCTGAAAAAATAACACAACATGAGAATCTGTCACTTGATTGTAAAGCTGTGCTGCTGAGATTAATT gaggagcacacatctggaTTAGGCAGAGCATTAAATAGCTTAACACCAATGGTAGAATTTGTATTGGGTCTAAACTGTCAGTTTCAGAATAATATGAAGAAATATTCTGCTGTGGCTGACAAG ATGGAGAGTCATAATAAGGAGATGGATACATTCTTTGGAGATCTTTCTCTCGCTCTGAAAAATTTACAGGAAGAAACAGCTAGTGTTTTTGCTCAGCTTCAGCATGATTGTGagaatttaaaagaagaaatggaaatgaCAAGGCTTGCACATGCGAAG AGCACAGCTGAAttaatgtcctcactgcaaaGCCAGCTTGACCTGTTTGCTCAGGAGACTCAGAAGAACTTAAATAATGTACTTGCAAAAAATGGGAGCTTGAAGACCACCATCACTGCTGTGCAAGAAAATGTTCACCT GAAAACAACAGACCTAGTCAGCAGTACAACTTCGAATCACAGCAAATTTACTGCCTCTCTGGATAATGTCTCTCAAGAACTCAGGATCATAAATGCTGAAAACAAGATGATGCTGGAAAAATCCACTGACCACTGTCAACAGCTTCTCAGCAATCTTAAAAATGTATCTCAGGATACTGATAAATGGGGTGAATTTACAGCTGGTCAGATAGTCGACTTTACCAATCAGCAGCTATTGTCCTTCAGTTATGAGAAAGAGCAACTACAGTGTCTAGAAAAG aaaaatgaaaacaactgtGATAAAGCAATAGCTGAAGTTGTTGACCATATCAATAgacaaaaggctgttgaggagaagGTACTAAATGACCTCCTTGACCAGGTGAAGGTTGATCAGGAGATACTTGGGGAGCAGAAGCTTGCCCTTAATGAGGAAGCACAGCGTGGACTGACTCAAGTTAATTGTTTCCTGCAAGAGGACCTTAAAGTCGATATTCCAACAG GGACAACTCCACAGAGAAGAGACTACTTCTACCCAGTCACACTTGTGAGAACAGAACCCCGGGAAATTTTACTGGAGCAATTAAGGCAAAAGCAATTAAAAGTTGATGCTATGCTAAACAGTATGACAAAGGAGGTGGAGGATAATGCAGATCAG GACCagttggaagaggaggaggggttGCAAGAATCCAATGAAAGCTTTGCTAGTGACAGATCCTTAGTGGATACAAATATATGCTGCCATGCAAATGGTGGTATTCCcttttttcag CACAAAAGGAGTCACAAAAAGGATAAAGAGAACAGATCTGCAGCTACAGTGGAGAAGAACAAAATAGAGGATATGACCGAATCACTTCTTCCCAAATCTAAGCCTCCTCTAAGATCACTGAACTAA